From one Musa acuminata AAA Group cultivar baxijiao chromosome BXJ2-6, Cavendish_Baxijiao_AAA, whole genome shotgun sequence genomic stretch:
- the LOC135614524 gene encoding protein NUCLEAR FUSION DEFECTIVE 4-like, translating to MAKPQGRLGSLLNNRWLVFVAGMWVQAVAGIGYLFGSLSPVIKSSLGYNQRQIASLGVAKDLGDSIGFLAGTLCEILPLWAALFIGVLQNFFGYGWVWLIVTGRAPRLPLWAMCILIFVGTNGETYFNTAALVSCVQNFPRSRGPIVGILKGFAGLSGAILTQIFAMMHTPDHAALIFMVAVGPSMVVISLAFIVRPVGGHRQVRPSDQSSFMFIYIVCLILAAYLMGVMLLEDLLDLNHIVIVLFTVVLMLLLLVPIAIPLLLAFRVDAASPVQELLLPEPSKEETSKSGQQNEVVFSELEDEKPKDVDLLPALERQKRIARLQAKLFQAAADGAVRVKKRRGPHRGEDFTLMQALIKADFWLMFFSLLLGSGSGLTVIDNLGQMSESLGYDETHIFVSMISIWNFLGRVGGGYVSEIIVRDYAYPRPVAMAFSQVAMAIGHLFFAMAWPGTMYIGTLLIGLGYGAHWAIVPAAASELFGLKNFGALYNFLTVANPAGSLIFSGLVASGIYDYEAEKQAHQHQSSGGLQLGKLLQLTALNAEEPLKCKGAICFFFSSLIMSGLCVIAVILSMIIVYRTRIVYLNLYGRNRT from the exons ATGGCCAAGCCTCAAGGAAGGTTGGGATCCTTGTTGAACAACAGATGGCTCGTGTTCGTGGCCGGGATGTGGGTGCAAGCCGTCGCTGGGATCGGGTACCTCTTCGGCAGCCTTTCGCCGGTGATCAAGAGCTCCCTCGGCTACAATCAGCGGCAGATCGCCAGCCTCGGCGTCGCCAAGGATCTCGGTGACAGCATCGGCTTCCTCGCCGGCACCCTCTGCGAGATCCTGCCCCTCTGGGCGGCTCTTTTTATTGGTGTGCTGCAGAACTTCTTCGGGTATGGCTGGGTTTGGCTCATCGTCACCGGGAGAGCGCCCCGTTTGCCACTGTGGGCG ATGTGCATTCTTATATTCGTGGGGACAAACGGAGAGACCTACTTCAACACAGCTGCACTGGTTTCGTGCGTACAGAACTTCCCCAGGAGCAGAGGCCCGATAGTGGGAATCCTGAAGGGGTTTGCAGGGCTCAGTGGTGCGATCTTGACGCAGATTTTTGCGATGATGCACACACCTGATCACGCTGCTCTCATTTTCATGGTGGCCGTCGGACCATCCATGGTGGTCATCTCCCTGGCGTTCATCGTCAGGCCCGTTGGAGGCCACCGGCAAGTGCGACCTTCGGATCAGTCTAGCTTTATGTTCATCTACATTGTATGCTTGATCCTGGCTGCTTACTTGATGGGTGTCATGCTTCTGGAAGATCTGCTTGACCTCAACCACATCGTGATCGTCCTGTTCACGGTGGTGCTGATGCTTCTCTTGCTGGTTCCTATCGCCATTCCTCTGCTGCTGGCATTCCGTGTGGACGCCGCTTCTCCCGTCCAAGAGCTTCTCTTGCCCGAACCTTCGAAAGAGGAGACAAGCAAATCAGGACAACAAAACGAGGTTGTCTTCAGCGAGCTCGAGGACGAAAAGCCCAAGGATGTCGACCTGCTTCCTGCGTTGGAGAGGCAGAAGAGAATCGCTCGTTTGCAAGCAAAGCTGTTCCAAGCAGCCGCTGATGGAGCTGTCCGGGTCAAGAAGAGGAGAGGCCCGCACAGGGGAGAGGACTTCACCTTGATGCAGGCACTCATAAAGGCGGACTTCTGGCTTATGTTCTTCTCCCTTCTCTTGGGATCCGGTTCCGGATTGACTGTCATCGACAATCTTGGGCAGATGAGCGAGTCTTTGGGTTACGATGAGACTCACATCTTCGTCTCCATGATTAGCATTTGGAATTTCCTTGGTCGGGTAGGCGGAGGCTATGTATCTGAGATCATTGTCAG GGACTATGCGTATCCGAGGCCAGTGGCCATGGCGTTCTCTCAGGTCGCAATGGCAATCGGGCACCTGTTTTTTGCCATGGCTTGGCCTGGAACGATGTACATCGGAACCTTGCTGATTGGACTTGGATATGGAGCTCACTGGGCTATCGTTCCGGCTGCTGCATCCGAGCTGTTCGGGTTGAAGAACTTCGGAGCCCTGTACAATTTTCTTACCGTGGCTAATCCTGCCGGATCATTAATCTTCTCAGGTCTCGTTGCCAGCGGAATCTACGACTACGAAGCGGAAAAACAAGCACACCAACATCAAAGCTCGGGGGGTCTTCAACTTGGAAAATTGCTCCAACTTACTGCACTGAATGCGGAGGAGCCATTGAAGTGCAAAGGAGCAATCTGCTTCTTCTTCAGTTCATTAATCATGTCCGGACTTTGCGTCATTGCAGTGATCCTCAGCATGATCATTGTTTACAGGACTAGAATCGTGTACCTCAACCTTTACGGACGTAATCGCACGTAA
- the LOC135613447 gene encoding HVA22-like protein e, which translates to MGHLWTVVTHLHSLAGPTITLVYPLYASIQALESPSKLDDEQWLAYWILYSFLTLLEMAAESILYWVPVWYQIKLVLVAWLVLPQFRGAAFVYDNFVRQRLRKYEEGKAADCSSSSPKDKNMSSKRSGASKDKDNSKNKFAPFVTLKKANIN; encoded by the exons ATGGGTCATTTGTGGACTGTTGTCACCCATCTCCACTCCTTGGCTGG GCCAACCATTACGCTGGTCTACCCATT GTACGCGTCGATTCAGGCCCTCGAGAGCCCGTCGAAGCTTGACGATGAGCAATGGCTAGCCTACTGGATTCTGTACTCCTTCCTCACTCTCTTGGAGATGGCCGCTGAGTCCATCTTGTACTG GGTACCTGTCTGGTATCAGATCAAGTTGGTATTGGTGGCTTGGTTGGTGCTCCCACAGTTCAGGGGTGCTGCCTTTGTGTATGACAACTTTGTAAGGCAACGATTAAGGAAGTATGAGGAGGGCAAAGCTGCAGATTGCAGTTCTTCCTCTCCCAAGGACAAGAACATGAGCAGCAAGAGAAGTGGAGCCTCCAAGGACAAGGATAACAGCAAGAATAAATTTGCACCATTTGTTACCCTGAAGAAGGCAAACATTAATTGA